GGACGTCTTCCGAGTCAACGTGGGAGCGCGTCAGCGCGTTGACCTTGGGTTGAGCGTCGGCGCGGTTGGCGAAACCGTTACTGTTTCAGGCGCGGCAGCCCAATTGGAGACCGACACCAGCGATCGCGGCCAAACCATTCAGGGGACTGAGGCCGTGACGCTCCCCCTCAATGGACGCTCTTATGCCGACCTGGCACAGCTGGTTCCCGGAGTTCGCAGATCGCTGATTGCCACTGTGGCTTCCAATCCGCCGCGTGACGCTTCCTATAACGTGAACGGCCTGACCTCCATGGATAACAATTTCATCCTGGATGGCATCGATAACAACGCCTATCAGGAGGCCAATCAGGGATATTCCAATCAGGCAGTCATTCCGTCGCCAGACTCGCTTCAGGAGTTCAAGGTGCAGACGGACAATTACTCGGCAGAGTATGGCCGCGCAGGTGGGGCCATCGTCAACGCAAACACACGGAGCGGTGGCAACGCGTTCCACGGCGGTGTCTACGAGTACTTCCGCAATACCGTTTTGAATGCCTTCGGACCTTTCTACGGAACCGGTATCAAACCGACGCTGGTACAGAACCAGTTCGGTGGCACCTTCGGCGGCGCTGTGCGTCGAGATAAGCTCTTCTTTTTCGTAGACTATGAAGGTCTTCGCTCTGTATCGCACTCTCTCACGACGGCTACGCTTCCGACTGCTGCTGAGTTGAGCGGACTTTTCACGACCGATGGCACAACGGGCGGGACAGCGATTCCAATCAAAAACCCCTATACCGGTGCCGTGTACACCAATGGACAAGTACCTCTCAACGATCCCAACATCAACCCTGTAGCACTCGCTGCTTTCAAACTCTTGCCGCAGCCAAATATTCCAGGTGCCGCCCTCACCGCGGCGAATTATCAGTACCTCCCAGCGGCTCCGACGACGGACAATAAGGGCGACGGCCGCGTAGATTTCATCCGGAACGAGCGCCAGAATGGATTTGCCCGTTACAGCCAGAGAGCAGTCACCTACTTCCAGCCACCTCCGTTTCCCGGTGCTGCCGGCGGCAATGCCAATGGAACCCTCTATGCGAGAACACGTCAGATCGCGGCTGGATTCAACTTGACCCTTACGCCAAGTTCGATTCTGGAATTGCGCTTCGGTGAGACATGGACCCAAAGCGGTAAGGCCCCGATCTTCCTCGGAGCACCGAATCTGCTGGCAGGCATTCCGAACGTTCCGCAGGATCCTGCCTACACAGGTGGTCTCAACGCTCAGGCTGTCTCGGGCTTTACCCAGTTCGGAGAGCAGGGCACGAATCCGCAGTTCAACAATCCCACACAGGCAAACCCTAAGGTCAACTACACCTGGATTAAAGGTCACCACAGTCTGAAGGTGGGGTATGAGTTCGGTTGGCTCTCGCAGGCAATCTCAGACTTCCATCCGAAGTTCGGTCAGGATACCTACGCAGGCTCCTTCAGTTCCGCGGGAAGCACTACGACGGCGCAGGCAGCGAATCTCGCGGACTTTCTCTTTGGCGCGCGCAGTAACTATCAGTTGAACGCTCCGAATGAGGTCAATTATCTTCGCTACTGGCATATGGGCTATCTCCAGGATGACTGGAAGGCCCTGCCTTCGCTCACGTTGAACATCGGTCTTCGCTACGAGTTCATGACGCCGAACTATGAGCAGGACAACAAGTACTACAACTTCGATCCAGTGAATAATCGCCTGCTTGCAGCGGGTGACGGTACCGATATCAACAGCACCGCCCCCGGCCATGTTTACAACATTCACTATGTCGGCGGAAACTCGCTTTCAAGTCGCGCTCTCGTCGATCCAAACTACAAGAACTTCGGTCCTCGCGTGGGATTCGCTTACCAGGCAATGCCAAAGACAGTCGTTCGCGGTGGCTATGGCATCAGCTATGCCTATCTGTTCCGGTTTGGCGGGGAAGGCCTTCTCGCTTACAACGGTCCGAACAACTATTCCGCAACACTGCCTGCGAATCAGACACCAGGGCAGGGTCTTTGCACAACACTGACGCAGGATCCGACGACCTGTTTTCGCAGAACCCAGGATGGCTATCAGACGAACTTTGCCGGACCTACAAACTTTTCCACCACTAAAGCGCAAACACGCTATACGCCGAAGGACTTCAAGCCCGCCTACGTGC
This genomic stretch from Terriglobus saanensis SP1PR4 harbors:
- a CDS encoding TonB-dependent receptor codes for the protein MPRLLLLAMLVACSDVYAQFDSGAVLGNIKDPSGAIINGASVELLNVAKGVKSTRQTDQSGSYEFDSVQPGEYVLSVAAPGFQSSKTDVFRVNVGARQRVDLGLSVGAVGETVTVSGAAAQLETDTSDRGQTIQGTEAVTLPLNGRSYADLAQLVPGVRRSLIATVASNPPRDASYNVNGLTSMDNNFILDGIDNNAYQEANQGYSNQAVIPSPDSLQEFKVQTDNYSAEYGRAGGAIVNANTRSGGNAFHGGVYEYFRNTVLNAFGPFYGTGIKPTLVQNQFGGTFGGAVRRDKLFFFVDYEGLRSVSHSLTTATLPTAAELSGLFTTDGTTGGTAIPIKNPYTGAVYTNGQVPLNDPNINPVALAAFKLLPQPNIPGAALTAANYQYLPAAPTTDNKGDGRVDFIRNERQNGFARYSQRAVTYFQPPPFPGAAGGNANGTLYARTRQIAAGFNLTLTPSSILELRFGETWTQSGKAPIFLGAPNLLAGIPNVPQDPAYTGGLNAQAVSGFTQFGEQGTNPQFNNPTQANPKVNYTWIKGHHSLKVGYEFGWLSQAISDFHPKFGQDTYAGSFSSAGSTTTAQAANLADFLFGARSNYQLNAPNEVNYLRYWHMGYLQDDWKALPSLTLNIGLRYEFMTPNYEQDNKYYNFDPVNNRLLAAGDGTDINSTAPGHVYNIHYVGGNSLSSRALVDPNYKNFGPRVGFAYQAMPKTVVRGGYGISYAYLFRFGGEGLLAYNGPNNYSATLPANQTPGQGLCTTLTQDPTTCFRRTQDGYQTNFAGPTNFSTTKAQTRYTPKDFKPAYVQAFHLSVQQELPLDTTFELSYVGNHTVHIPALEDFNQARTCLASEIPTSAPGQCTTSLLNRRPIANFTDILTESNAGSLVYNSLQTKLQRRFHNGIFLINSFTWSRGIDLNSADLETQNGDSAVINKFNPAGDRGPSGYNQPINNTTSAIVDLPFGKGHRFLSSAPGWEQQLVGGWQLTGINVVTSGVPINLAYTPSSNQVVSTTSAAYAIRPNLTGAASAVYGRNFVKTASSLNGYLTAGSGATPPPGVSIPSGTQLFGNAGRNSLHGPAFGQFDLSAHKKFALPNERYNAEFRIEAFNVLNATNYISPSSNVGSLNSSSGVPTYSSSFGSFTGSTSVYPPRQVQLVLRLAF